In one Streptomyces sp. NBC_01288 genomic region, the following are encoded:
- a CDS encoding M18 family aminopeptidase, producing MSEPSRFDRGHTDDLLSFLAASPTPYHAVANTAERLEKAGFRQVAETDAWDGTSGGKYVLRGGAIVAWFVPEGAAPHTPFRIVGAHTDSPNLRVKPRPDTGGHGWRQVAVEIYGGPLLNSWLDRDLGLAGRLTLRDGSTRLVNVDRPLLRVPQLAIHLDRSVSADGLKLDKQRHLQPIWGLGDDVRDGDLIAFLEEESGLAPGEVTGWDLMTHSVEAPAYLGRDQELVAAPRMDNLLSLHAGAAALASAAARENLPYLPVLAGFDHEENGSQSDTGADGPLLGGVLERSVFARGGSYEDRARAFAGTVCLSSDTGHAVHPNYAERHDPTHHPRVNGGPILKVNVNNRYATDGSGRAVFAAACEKAGVPFQTFVSNNSMPCGTTIGPITAARHGIKTVDIGVAILSMHSARELCGDQDPFLLANALTAFLEG from the coding sequence ATGAGCGAACCCTCCCGCTTCGACCGCGGCCACACCGACGACCTGTTGTCCTTCCTGGCGGCGAGTCCCACGCCGTACCACGCCGTGGCGAACACCGCCGAGCGGCTGGAGAAGGCGGGCTTCAGGCAGGTCGCCGAGACGGACGCCTGGGACGGGACGAGTGGCGGCAAGTACGTGCTGCGCGGTGGCGCGATCGTGGCCTGGTTCGTCCCCGAAGGTGCGGCCCCCCACACCCCCTTCCGCATCGTCGGCGCGCACACCGACTCCCCGAACCTGCGGGTCAAGCCGCGTCCCGACACCGGCGGACACGGCTGGCGCCAGGTCGCCGTCGAGATCTACGGCGGCCCGCTGCTCAACTCCTGGCTCGACCGGGATCTCGGTCTGGCCGGCCGGCTGACCCTGCGGGACGGTTCGACCCGCCTGGTGAACGTGGACCGGCCGCTGCTCAGAGTGCCCCAACTCGCCATCCACCTGGACCGTTCCGTGTCGGCGGACGGGCTCAAGCTCGACAAGCAGCGGCACCTCCAGCCGATCTGGGGCCTGGGCGACGACGTCCGCGACGGCGACCTGATCGCCTTCCTGGAGGAGGAGTCGGGGCTCGCGCCGGGCGAGGTCACCGGCTGGGACCTGATGACGCACTCTGTGGAGGCACCGGCCTACCTGGGCCGTGACCAGGAGCTGGTCGCCGCTCCGCGCATGGACAACCTGCTGTCGCTGCACGCCGGCGCCGCCGCGCTCGCCTCCGCCGCCGCCCGCGAGAACCTGCCGTACCTCCCCGTGCTCGCCGGTTTCGACCACGAGGAGAACGGCTCGCAGTCCGACACGGGCGCGGACGGACCGCTGCTCGGCGGAGTCCTGGAGCGCTCGGTGTTCGCGCGCGGCGGCTCGTACGAGGACCGGGCGCGGGCCTTCGCCGGCACCGTCTGCCTGTCCTCCGACACCGGTCACGCGGTGCACCCGAACTACGCGGAGCGGCACGACCCGACGCACCACCCGCGGGTCAACGGCGGACCGATCCTCAAGGTCAACGTCAACAACCGCTATGCCACGGACGGTTCGGGCCGCGCGGTGTTCGCCGCGGCCTGCGAGAAGGCCGGCGTGCCGTTCCAGACCTTCGTCTCCAACAACTCCATGCCCTGCGGCACGACGATCGGCCCGATCACCGCGGCCCGGCACGGCATCAAGACCGTCGACATCGGCGTGGCCATCCTCTCGATGCACAGCGCCCGCGAACTCTGCGGCGACCAGGACCCGTTCCTGCTGGCCAACGCGCTGACGGCGTTCCTGGAGGGTTAG
- a CDS encoding DUF6458 family protein, which translates to MGLGGCIILIAVGAILTFATDWHMQGVNLDLVGVILMIVGLIGVVTFSSMARRRRVLIPGQTTVVEDDETRGYRGGYGA; encoded by the coding sequence ATGGGCCTGGGCGGATGCATCATCCTGATTGCCGTCGGCGCGATCCTCACGTTCGCGACCGACTGGCACATGCAGGGGGTCAATCTCGACCTGGTCGGCGTCATTCTCATGATCGTCGGGCTGATCGGGGTCGTGACGTTCAGCAGCATGGCCCGGCGCCGACGCGTGCTGATACCGGGCCAGACGACCGTCGTCGAGGACGACGAGACGCGCGGCTACCGCGGTGGCTACGGCGCCTGA